One window from the genome of Malacoplasma penetrans HF-2 encodes:
- the plsX gene encoding phosphate acyltransferase PlsX yields MIFSVDVMGFENDIREAINACRDFCKKNSDVKIILVGDKERIQKEIKSSDNFEIVHASEEIKMTDDPISIRKKTNSSMYKAIELVKENKADGVLSAGNTSCYVFLTFLILGKIPGITKCGFMPYMPTINGRGVNFLDVGANKECDATDLVNFARMGSIYIEKVRNVKNPKVGILNIGTEDNKGLSYHIEANKILKDVKNINYVGFVESRYLLEEKVDLIVSDGFVGNIALKALEGTFKTVLRSLLGTRKKPLFGWLWFLLSIPNLLTIKNKYDYKNNAGAIVLGLNKIAIKTHGSADYKQFYSSLRLLRDTVKADLINILKREFEKDNEGQ; encoded by the coding sequence ATGATTTTTTCAGTAGATGTAATGGGATTTGAAAACGATATTAGAGAAGCAATTAATGCTTGTAGAGATTTTTGTAAAAAAAATAGTGATGTAAAAATAATCTTAGTTGGGGATAAAGAGAGAATCCAAAAAGAGATTAAGTCATCTGATAATTTTGAAATTGTCCATGCATCTGAAGAAATTAAAATGACAGATGATCCAATTTCAATAAGAAAAAAAACAAATAGTTCAATGTATAAGGCAATAGAACTAGTTAAAGAAAACAAAGCTGATGGTGTTTTATCTGCTGGGAATACCTCGTGCTATGTCTTTTTAACTTTTTTAATTCTAGGTAAAATTCCTGGAATTACTAAGTGTGGATTTATGCCATATATGCCTACAATTAATGGTAGAGGTGTTAACTTTTTAGATGTTGGTGCAAATAAAGAGTGTGATGCAACAGATTTAGTTAATTTTGCTAGAATGGGATCAATTTACATTGAAAAGGTAAGAAATGTTAAAAATCCAAAAGTTGGAATTTTAAATATTGGTACTGAAGATAACAAAGGTTTAAGTTATCATATTGAAGCAAATAAAATTTTAAAAGATGTTAAAAACATTAACTATGTTGGATTTGTAGAATCCAGATACTTATTAGAAGAAAAAGTAGATTTAATAGTTTCAGATGGTTTTGTTGGTAACATTGCTTTAAAAGCTTTAGAGGGAACTTTTAAAACAGTTTTAAGATCTTTATTAGGTACTAGAAAAAAACCTTTATTTGGGTGATTGTGATTTTTATTATCAATCCCAAATTTACTTACTATTAAAAACAAATATGACTATAAAAATAATGCAGGAGCAATTGTTTTAGGACTAAACAAGATTGCTATAAAAACTCATGGAAGTGCTGATTATAAACAATTTTATAGTTCATTAAGATTACTAAGAGACACTGTGAAAGCAGATTTAATAAATATATTAAAAAGAGAGTTTGAAAAAGATAATGAAGGACAATAA
- the tpiA gene encoding triose-phosphate isomerase gives MKKLIIANWKMFKTLNDIKTFKEEFDKNIKNVKVNADYSVGVPSIYLNQAKEILKGIKVIAQDAHFKNEGAYTGNISWSQLKDCGIDGSIIGHSERRQMFNETDETVNLKTISLVENNMQAVVCVGETLEEYEANKSFDVVWNQTKKALANVSEAQLKNVVIAYEPVWAIGTGKVPTGKEVDDLIQKVRDELSKLYSKQAVESLVVLYGGSVNDKNAEEFFKQKNINGALVGSFCLKAENFVKLIELGGN, from the coding sequence ATGAAAAAGCTAATCATAGCAAATTGAAAAATGTTTAAAACATTAAATGATATAAAAACATTCAAAGAAGAATTTGATAAAAATATAAAAAATGTAAAAGTTAATGCTGATTATAGTGTTGGTGTTCCAAGCATTTACTTAAACCAAGCAAAAGAAATTTTAAAAGGAATTAAAGTAATTGCTCAAGATGCACACTTTAAAAATGAAGGAGCATACACTGGAAACATTTCTTGATCTCAATTAAAAGATTGTGGAATTGATGGTTCAATTATTGGACACTCTGAAAGAAGACAAATGTTTAATGAAACTGATGAAACTGTAAATTTAAAAACTATTTCATTAGTAGAAAATAATATGCAAGCTGTAGTTTGTGTTGGTGAAACTTTAGAAGAATATGAAGCTAACAAATCTTTTGATGTTGTATGAAACCAAACTAAAAAAGCTTTAGCAAATGTAAGTGAAGCACAATTAAAAAATGTTGTAATTGCGTATGAACCAGTTTGAGCAATCGGAACTGGAAAAGTACCAACTGGAAAAGAAGTAGATGATTTAATTCAAAAGGTAAGAGATGAATTAAGCAAACTATATAGCAAACAAGCTGTTGAATCATTAGTGGTTCTATATGGTGGTTCAGTAAATGATAAAAATGCAGAAGAGTTTTTTAAACAAAAAAACATTAATGGTGCATTAGTAGGAAGCTTTTGTTTAAAAGCAGAAAACTTTGTTAAATTAATTGAATTAGGTGGAAACTAA
- the greA gene encoding transcription elongation factor GreA: MAAKKNLMTESGKKELEKELKYLIDVRRPEIIKQIQEAREQGDLSENADYDAAKNFQAQIESRIKEIQNILNNTKIIKEEKSSGSNEKKVHVGATVTIKDYSDGESHTYKIVGPIESDPSQNKISNECPLAKCIMGKKVGEESYVKGIDHPYKVKVVDITN; encoded by the coding sequence ATGGCAGCAAAGAAAAACTTGATGACAGAATCTGGAAAAAAAGAACTTGAAAAAGAACTTAAATATCTAATTGATGTTAGAAGACCAGAGATTATTAAACAAATTCAAGAAGCAAGAGAACAAGGTGACTTGTCTGAAAATGCTGATTATGATGCAGCAAAGAACTTCCAAGCTCAAATTGAATCAAGAATTAAAGAAATCCAAAATATCTTAAATAATACAAAAATTATTAAAGAAGAAAAAAGTTCTGGTTCAAATGAAAAGAAAGTTCATGTTGGTGCAACTGTAACTATTAAAGATTATAGTGATGGTGAATCTCATACATATAAAATAGTAGGTCCTATTGAATCTGATCCTTCACAAAACAAAATTTCTAATGAATGTCCATTAGCAAAATGTATCATGGGAAAAAAAGTTGGTGAAGAATCTTATGTTAAGGGAATTGATCACCCTTACAAAGTTAAAGTTGTAGATATTACTAATTAG
- a CDS encoding DUF31 family putative serine protease — translation MKISFNKFLKKIFPLFSVVLYTGPLFSCAAAEDLYSKQYNTENSQYTPQIMNKTLTLKFEYSSSENTSVYSNVVWGTGWIWSVKGNSYYVATNMHVAASVNFKNTKFYQYSNSSYHLRDYSNVSQIKSSIGFYNGHNSENNSYVNVSTPTVVYTTINDTKYNAAFNSTNTKSYSSSSGGQSLNYWGVTDITILKYEINMESYSSSNQDFYNWLKAYSSNPTSVYGSSNENANPLDLTRYTYYSGGFPKVSDPSITNSIMWEPVSDFKLNNEVTNAFGETWNKDTSNSIPITFIDETFANKNNNSSSTTTTTDNSLNGTLPTVTKDYSSDKTSTNFLNVSYTGYFYGHSDEGSSGSMLATVIDGKLQVVGIYWGVSVFRIGNNEVELGSYDIFVTSKFNIAYNIQQAINNDTNSSTITNI, via the coding sequence ATGAAAATTAGCTTTAATAAATTTTTAAAAAAGATTTTTCCTTTATTTTCAGTAGTCTTATATACTGGTCCTTTATTTTCTTGTGCAGCTGCAGAAGATTTATATTCAAAACAATATAATACTGAAAACAGTCAATACACACCTCAAATCATGAATAAGACTTTGACTTTAAAGTTTGAATATTCAAGTAGTGAAAATACTAGTGTATATTCAAATGTTGTTTGAGGAACTGGATGAATTTGATCAGTTAAAGGTAATTCATATTATGTGGCTACTAACATGCATGTAGCAGCTTCTGTTAATTTTAAAAATACTAAATTTTATCAATACAGCAATAGTAGTTATCATTTAAGAGATTATAGTAATGTTAGTCAAATAAAAAGTTCAATTGGTTTTTACAATGGACACAATAGTGAAAATAACAGTTATGTAAATGTTTCTACACCAACAGTTGTTTACACTACTATAAATGACACAAAGTATAATGCTGCTTTTAATTCAACGAATACAAAAAGCTATTCTTCAAGTTCTGGGGGGCAATCTTTAAACTATTGAGGTGTTACAGATATTACTATTCTTAAATATGAAATTAATATGGAGAGTTATAGTTCTAGTAACCAAGATTTTTATAATTGATTAAAAGCTTATTCATCTAATCCTACAAGTGTATATGGATCAAGTAATGAAAATGCTAACCCATTAGATTTAACTAGATACACTTACTATTCAGGAGGTTTTCCTAAAGTTAGTGATCCTTCAATAACAAACTCTATAATGTGAGAACCAGTTTCAGATTTTAAATTAAACAATGAGGTTACAAATGCTTTTGGTGAAACTTGAAATAAAGATACATCAAATTCTATTCCTATCACTTTTATAGATGAGACATTTGCAAATAAAAATAATAATAGTTCTAGTACTACTACAACTACAGATAATTCTTTAAATGGAACACTTCCTACTGTAACTAAAGATTATTCAAGTGATAAAACATCAACTAACTTCTTAAATGTTAGCTATACTGGATATTTCTATGGACATTCAGATGAAGGGTCATCTGGTAGTATGTTAGCAACAGTAATAGATGGGAAACTACAAGTAGTTGGAATATATTGAGGTGTTTCTGTTTTTAGGATTGGTAACAATGAAGTAGAACTAGGTTCTTATGATATTTTTGTAACTTCTAAATTTAATATTGCTTACAACATTCAACAAGCAATAAATAATGACACAAATAGTAGTACAATAACTAACATATAG
- the rnc gene encoding ribonuclease III, with amino-acid sequence MKDNNYRQLDVTKILNKLGIKTNKYYLYVEALTHNSYNNEKKVGYTYQRLEFLGDAVISKLISEFLFKNKSLDEQKMTEIRKNLVNSEIFKKASEELGLLDYAFIGKGINLENDTKKIKADLFEAFAGAIFIDKGEDEVWKYLEKTILKYYENNELVNPIDYKSRIQELFQYNIAKKHKKAHFYYQTVEIENNMFKSSLIYDEIIYGVGVGKTKKEAQKSAAKIAYEKYAFDKNMLKKSK; translated from the coding sequence ATGAAGGACAATAATTACAGACAATTAGATGTGACCAAAATACTTAATAAATTAGGAATAAAAACAAATAAATATTACCTATATGTTGAGGCTTTGACTCACAATTCTTACAACAATGAAAAGAAAGTTGGTTACACATATCAAAGATTAGAATTTTTAGGAGATGCTGTTATATCTAAGTTAATTTCAGAGTTTTTATTTAAAAACAAATCATTAGATGAGCAAAAAATGACAGAAATTAGAAAGAATTTAGTTAACTCTGAAATCTTTAAAAAAGCATCAGAAGAGCTAGGGTTGTTAGACTATGCTTTTATTGGTAAGGGTATAAATTTAGAAAATGATACTAAAAAAATTAAAGCAGACTTATTCGAAGCCTTTGCTGGAGCTATTTTTATTGATAAAGGTGAAGATGAAGTTTGAAAATACTTAGAGAAAACAATTCTAAAATATTATGAAAATAATGAATTAGTTAACCCAATTGACTATAAATCTAGGATTCAAGAGCTATTCCAATACAACATTGCTAAAAAACATAAAAAAGCTCATTTTTACTACCAAACTGTGGAGATTGAAAACAATATGTTTAAATCTTCTCTAATATATGATGAAATCATTTATGGAGTAGGTGTTGGTAAAACTAAAAAAGAAGCTCAAAAATCAGCTGCTAAAATAGCATATGAGAAATATGCCTTTGATAAAAATATGTTAAAAAAATCAAAATAA
- the gpmI gene encoding 2,3-bisphosphoglycerate-independent phosphoglycerate mutase, which translates to MKKGPVLLAVLDGYGFSKDTKGNAILNAKTPFMDNLVKEYDHCYIEASGEYVGLPDGQIGNSEVGHLTIGAGRIVYTGLSLINQDIKTKKFDSNKTLLEAINHAKKNNSNIHIMGLLSPGGVHSNEQHIFEMIRIVSENGLKPVIHVFGDGRDVAPQSIISSLERLNDVLKKYPGTIATISGRFYSMDRDKRWERTKQAYDNLLGISNNYFDNPIDYVNKQYSENIFDEFLVPARINDSNVVIKDNDAVIHANFRPDRARQISHLFCGSTVYEEKNDHPLKNLYYAIMMTYEGITPTSILFPTVVVKNTFGEVVANSGLTQLRIAETEKYAHVTFFFDGGVEVDLKNESKILVDSKKVKTYDEVPAMSAVEITDKLIENLDKFDVIVLNFANADMVGHTGKYNEAVLAIEALDSQLARIDQKIKELNGTMFITADHGNAEVMLDDDNNPVTKHTTNPVIFISNNKDVKFNKPGSLGNVAPTILDFMGLEIPADMDKKSLLKK; encoded by the coding sequence ATGAAAAAAGGACCAGTATTATTAGCTGTTTTAGATGGATATGGATTTTCTAAAGACACAAAAGGAAATGCAATCTTAAATGCTAAAACTCCTTTTATGGATAATTTAGTAAAAGAATATGACCACTGTTATATAGAAGCAAGTGGTGAATATGTAGGATTACCTGATGGACAAATTGGAAACTCTGAAGTTGGTCACTTAACTATTGGAGCTGGAAGAATTGTCTATACTGGATTATCTTTAATTAACCAAGATATCAAAACAAAGAAATTTGATTCTAATAAAACTTTATTAGAAGCAATTAATCATGCAAAGAAAAACAATAGTAACATCCACATTATGGGATTATTATCTCCAGGTGGAGTTCACTCAAATGAACAACATATTTTTGAAATGATTAGAATTGTTTCTGAAAATGGATTAAAACCAGTTATCCATGTTTTTGGAGATGGTAGAGATGTTGCACCTCAATCTATTATTAGTTCATTAGAAAGATTAAATGATGTATTAAAAAAATACCCTGGAACAATTGCTACAATTTCAGGAAGATTCTATTCAATGGATAGAGACAAAAGATGAGAAAGAACTAAACAAGCATATGACAACTTATTAGGTATTTCAAATAACTATTTTGATAATCCAATTGATTATGTAAACAAACAATATAGTGAAAACATTTTTGATGAATTCTTAGTACCTGCAAGAATTAATGATAGCAATGTTGTTATTAAAGATAATGATGCAGTTATTCATGCAAACTTTAGACCAGATAGAGCAAGACAAATTTCTCACTTATTTTGTGGGTCTACAGTATATGAAGAAAAAAATGATCATCCATTAAAAAACCTATACTATGCAATTATGATGACATATGAAGGAATAACACCAACTTCAATTTTATTCCCTACAGTTGTTGTTAAAAATACTTTTGGTGAAGTTGTTGCTAATAGTGGATTAACACAGTTAAGAATTGCTGAAACTGAAAAATATGCACATGTTACTTTCTTTTTTGATGGTGGAGTAGAAGTAGATTTAAAGAATGAATCTAAAATTCTAGTAGATTCTAAAAAAGTAAAAACATATGATGAAGTTCCTGCAATGTCTGCTGTTGAAATTACAGACAAGTTAATTGAAAATCTAGATAAGTTTGATGTAATAGTTTTAAACTTTGCAAATGCTGATATGGTTGGACATACTGGTAAATACAATGAAGCAGTATTAGCAATTGAAGCATTAGATTCTCAACTTGCTAGAATTGATCAAAAAATTAAAGAATTAAATGGAACTATGTTTATTACAGCAGATCATGGAAATGCTGAAGTAATGCTAGATGATGATAACAATCCAGTTACTAAACATACTACAAATCCAGTTATTTTTATTTCAAATAACAAAGATGTTAAATTTAACAAACCTGGAAGTTTAGGAAATGTTGCTCCTACAATTCTTGATTTTATGGGATTAGAAATTCCAGCAGATATGGATAAAAAATCTTTATTAAAAAAATAA
- a CDS encoding ABC transporter ATP-binding protein produces MAKNNKNKALVVEQNTTLKVETVDIDNKSVPTASNNFKKKKPAQKIKLKKVKSELSKGEIKEIKKQIKRIKKWNKPHRSEAKNPVNLAENEMIKLVNVHKYATNGYQYEHILKGIDLTIYKGEFIVIVGPSGSGKTTLLTLLSALDRPSSGECLMFDKNTITLNQSQLTKLRAEHVGYIFQQYGLLQDLTVEDNIKIATNLSKNSGKKNLDLDKLLESVGMLKYKKQKAINLSGGQSQRVAICRALIKNPDILFGDEPTGAIHVNATKEIMNIFLDINKKFNTTVIIVTHNNAITELAERVIKIESGKITQNYRNENRKTVEEINWSL; encoded by the coding sequence ATGGCAAAAAATAATAAGAATAAAGCATTAGTTGTAGAACAAAACACTACTTTAAAAGTAGAAACAGTTGATATTGATAACAAATCTGTTCCTACTGCTTCTAATAATTTTAAAAAGAAAAAGCCTGCTCAAAAAATTAAATTAAAAAAGGTAAAGAGCGAACTGTCTAAGGGCGAAATAAAAGAAATTAAAAAACAAATTAAAAGAATTAAGAAGTGAAATAAACCTCATAGAAGTGAAGCTAAAAATCCTGTAAATCTAGCAGAAAATGAAATGATTAAATTAGTTAATGTCCATAAATATGCTACAAATGGCTATCAATATGAGCATATTTTAAAAGGAATTGATTTAACTATTTATAAAGGTGAATTTATTGTAATTGTTGGTCCTAGTGGTAGTGGTAAAACAACATTACTTACTTTATTATCAGCACTAGATAGACCTTCAAGTGGTGAATGTCTAATGTTTGATAAAAATACAATTACTTTAAACCAATCTCAGTTAACTAAATTAAGAGCTGAACATGTTGGTTATATTTTCCAACAATATGGATTACTACAAGATCTAACTGTTGAAGATAATATTAAAATTGCTACTAATTTAAGTAAAAACTCAGGAAAGAAAAATTTAGATTTAGATAAATTATTAGAATCTGTTGGGATGCTAAAGTATAAAAAACAAAAAGCAATTAATCTTTCAGGTGGTCAATCTCAAAGAGTTGCTATTTGTAGAGCTTTAATTAAAAACCCAGATATTTTATTTGGTGATGAGCCAACTGGTGCAATTCATGTTAATGCTACTAAAGAAATTATGAATATCTTTTTAGACATTAATAAGAAGTTTAATACAACTGTAATTATAGTTACTCACAATAATGCAATTACTGAACTTGCTGAAAGAGTAATTAAAATTGAAAGTGGTAAAATCACACAAAATTATAGAAATGAAAATAGAAAGACTGTTGAAGAAATAAACTGAAGTTTATAG
- a CDS encoding MG_279/MG_280 family protein gives MRTLVKILYKSSKFVLFTFGTVLVSASLGAGVVGKMYATESKDILNNGVSSISGLLENVNSELSKINTDDLFNSAEAEIAKIEPIIVNAKDDLAAQKANLNKLIQELEGLIASTTEDSQKKTLEDIKNTLVQVNDSVIGNETDTFSDNKQTCFAILNELVGIVDGSGGIINLDSLKGTLNNLLSTVNSVINPINDFIQPYTNQEKVNSTYDGVTNVLLGVGATILGLIIVGGLLSVICYRRIDGKLVNRFNAKKEIKVHVSKILKKYPNIHNGLSNNGSTTHLFKLRLPLILKNLGLWPAYIFGGLFFGGLLAGGVAATTQKDFVSNTLTTGSKIISDINAGATNVNNEVNNLYTNVFDTTNNPNSLMSQFNSSLQKLKDMQNKLNDLNSSGSSNIDNNTLESIKNTLNTVIGGVESINKSVNDQTGTIDSIKSQVNDLIGPDGSVTSTLTEIENTINRVNNPDSKEWEYYDLVSQILIIVGASVLGIMILSSILMLIFFKRIDGVALPRSAFRKKLAAHLDKIFKKYPKLWNHFQRGDHLR, from the coding sequence ATGAGAACCTTAGTAAAAATTCTATATAAATCTAGCAAATTTGTTTTGTTTACCTTTGGAACAGTTCTTGTTTCAGCTTCATTAGGTGCTGGTGTAGTTGGTAAAATGTATGCTACTGAATCTAAAGATATTTTAAACAATGGTGTAAGCAGCATTAGTGGTCTTTTAGAAAATGTAAATTCTGAGTTAAGTAAGATTAATACTGATGATCTTTTTAATTCTGCTGAAGCAGAGATTGCAAAAATAGAACCAATAATAGTAAATGCTAAAGATGATTTAGCTGCTCAAAAAGCTAATTTAAATAAACTAATTCAGGAATTAGAAGGATTAATTGCATCAACAACTGAAGATAGTCAAAAAAAGACTTTAGAAGACATTAAAAACACTTTGGTACAAGTTAATGATTCAGTTATAGGTAATGAAACTGATACTTTTTCAGATAATAAACAAACTTGTTTTGCAATTTTAAATGAACTTGTTGGTATTGTTGATGGATCTGGTGGAATTATTAATCTTGATAGTTTAAAAGGAACACTAAACAATCTTTTATCTACAGTAAATAGTGTTATAAATCCTATTAATGATTTCATTCAACCATATACAAATCAAGAAAAAGTTAATTCTACATATGATGGAGTAACCAATGTTTTGTTAGGAGTTGGTGCAACCATTCTAGGATTAATTATTGTAGGTGGTTTACTATCAGTTATTTGCTATAGAAGAATTGATGGAAAGCTTGTAAATAGATTTAATGCTAAAAAAGAAATTAAAGTCCATGTTTCTAAAATTCTTAAAAAGTATCCAAATATTCACAATGGCTTATCTAACAATGGCTCTACTACACATTTATTTAAATTAAGATTACCTCTTATTCTTAAAAATTTAGGTTTATGACCAGCTTATATTTTTGGTGGTTTATTTTTTGGTGGATTATTAGCAGGTGGTGTTGCTGCAACTACTCAAAAAGATTTTGTTAGTAATACTTTAACTACTGGTTCAAAAATTATTTCTGATATTAATGCAGGTGCAACTAATGTTAATAATGAAGTAAATAATTTGTATACTAATGTTTTTGATACAACAAACAATCCTAATAGTTTAATGTCCCAATTTAATAGTTCTCTTCAAAAATTAAAAGATATGCAAAATAAATTAAATGATTTAAATTCATCTGGTTCATCAAACATTGATAATAACACTTTAGAAAGTATCAAAAACACTTTAAATACTGTTATTGGTGGTGTTGAATCTATAAATAAAAGTGTTAATGACCAAACTGGCACAATTGATTCTATAAAATCACAAGTTAATGATTTAATTGGTCCTGATGGTTCAGTAACTTCAACATTAACTGAAATTGAAAACACTATCAATAGAGTGAACAATCCTGATAGTAAAGAATGAGAATACTATGATTTAGTTTCTCAAATCTTAATAATTGTTGGAGCATCAGTATTAGGTATTATGATTTTAAGTTCAATTCTAATGCTAATCTTCTTCAAAAGAATTGATGGTGTTGCATTACCAAGATCTGCATTTAGAAAGAAACTTGCTGCACACTTAGATAAAATATTTAAAAAATACCCTAAACTTTGAAATCACTTTCAAAGAGGAGATCACTTAAGATAA